Proteins from a single region of Cydia amplana chromosome 17, ilCydAmpl1.1, whole genome shotgun sequence:
- the LOC134655724 gene encoding uncharacterized protein LOC134655724: MKQLLVLFAIIAVGSSSIWKGGFRIRFDIGVDFGSTFFIEVPRTLTDAISEGWVSQTQPDGLPVTSVSMYCYSDNIVCNFYDSNGDVAGLQVALPKDKFTPHYEDMDAVGFTDWTVDDVEYYTLQQYFTTEEILSSRATRANENKITENGGVWVVGTNKEVVKISNSTSEIVSEGVFTVQACIPWMGHHYYYKMDPSLSCDEPLFPWFAIVESGELVATGLAVVGELNLDSGARNWFETPDQSAVKTIVPFGPDCLYELASSPGAVSMHIYYIDQPWLVSCIPVEYA; encoded by the exons ATGAAGCAACTTTTGGTTTTATTCGCTATTATAGCTGTGGGCAGCTCTA GCATATGGAAAGGCGGATTTAgaa TAAGATTCGACATCGGCGTAGACTTTGGCAGCACCTTCTTCATCGAAGTCCCACGCACACTCACGGACGCCATCTCAGAAGGATGGGTGTCGCAAACCCAGCCTGACGGTCTGCCAGTCACCTCTGTATCTATGTACTGCTACTCTGACAACATTGTGTGCAACTTCTACGATTCCAACGGCGATGTAGCTGGCTTGCAAGTTGCT CTGCCAAAAGACAAGTTCACCCCTCACTACGAGGACATGGATGCGGTGGGCTTCACGGATTGGACGGTGGATGATGTTGAATACTACACACTACAGCAGTACTTCACCACTGAAG AAATCCTCAGCAGCCGGGCTACGCGTGCCAACGAGAACAAGATCACCGAAAATGGCGGCGTTTGGGTTGTGGGAACCAACAAGGAGGTGGTCAAGATCTCTAACTCCACCAGCGAGATAGTCAGTGAGGGCGTCTTCACCGTACAGGCCTGCATTCCGTGGATGG GCCACCACTACTACTACAAGATGGACCCCAGCTTGAGCTGCGACGAGCCTCTTTTCCCGTGGTTCGCTATCGTGGAATCTGGTGAGCTCGTTGCCACTGGCCTAGCGGTCGTCGGCGAGTTGAACCTTGACAGTGGCGCTAGGAACTGGTTTGAGACCCCTGATCAGTCTGCTGTGAAG ACGATCGTCCCTTTTGGCCCAGACTGCCTTTACGAGCTAGCTTCGAGCCCTGGAGCTGTCTCAATGCACATCTACTACATCGACCAGCCCTGGCTGGTATCCTGCATTCCAGTAGAATACGCCTGA